One Aquisediminimonas profunda genomic region harbors:
- a CDS encoding MFS transporter, which yields MAQALPMQQRLSWPERLAWMICAMPELLKSFAWDAFVLFFYAQVVGLSGWLIGLAISIIIVFDTLVDPWIGALSDRLTGTRLGRRHSLMFAAILPFTIGIAMVFAPPTGMAQMQILAWLLGWGLLARCGISFWTVPAYALGGELTSDEQERRLVAVLRNMGNQLIILTVPAIAFGVFFVHTAAFPRPQLNPAPYPGFGLFVAGLGGALMLIGALGTMRRARLVEAADRSPTVNGAHTGPVAVLQTLIGAMKITPNVGKLLAVAFLVLFVNSVINQLSLHLATYFWQLDPTWTPRLLMAATFGSVFAMFLSPLFLKMFSSRRAMTLGLTAFFSAQGLAILLPLSGIAPAAGSAAIGLLIGSLRFLGGLAYGLYVVPFNVVTYEIGDEHEYNTGHAAQGTVASFMFIGLQLGSGAVALLAGSFLGLIAFPVGLPVEAMPPEKVRALAWFVLTLIALAGGTMAWLVGTFRIDAVKVAAIRSLRAAESS from the coding sequence ATGGCGCAAGCCCTGCCAATGCAGCAGCGCCTCAGCTGGCCGGAGCGTCTGGCCTGGATGATCTGCGCCATGCCGGAACTGCTCAAGAGTTTCGCCTGGGATGCCTTTGTCTTGTTCTTCTATGCTCAGGTGGTGGGGCTCTCTGGCTGGCTGATCGGCCTTGCAATCTCAATCATCATTGTCTTCGATACGCTGGTCGATCCGTGGATTGGCGCATTGTCCGATCGGCTCACCGGGACCCGTTTGGGACGGCGACACAGCCTCATGTTTGCGGCAATTCTGCCTTTCACGATCGGCATTGCAATGGTCTTCGCACCCCCGACAGGGATGGCGCAGATGCAGATCCTTGCGTGGCTGCTCGGCTGGGGCCTCCTGGCGCGCTGCGGCATTTCGTTCTGGACTGTGCCAGCCTATGCCCTTGGCGGAGAATTGACGAGCGATGAGCAGGAGCGCCGGCTTGTCGCGGTGCTGCGCAACATGGGAAACCAACTGATCATCCTGACCGTTCCGGCTATCGCTTTCGGGGTGTTCTTCGTTCACACCGCTGCCTTCCCGCGCCCGCAGCTGAACCCGGCACCCTACCCAGGTTTCGGTCTGTTCGTCGCGGGACTTGGCGGCGCACTGATGCTGATTGGTGCGCTCGGAACCATGCGACGCGCCCGATTGGTCGAGGCGGCAGACAGGTCGCCAACGGTAAACGGCGCGCACACTGGCCCTGTTGCAGTGTTGCAGACGCTCATTGGGGCAATGAAGATCACCCCCAATGTCGGCAAGCTTCTTGCGGTGGCTTTCCTCGTGCTGTTCGTCAATTCGGTAATCAACCAGCTGTCGCTGCATCTTGCGACTTATTTCTGGCAGCTTGATCCGACATGGACGCCGCGGTTGCTCATGGCGGCAACATTTGGCTCGGTTTTCGCAATGTTTCTTTCCCCATTGTTTCTGAAGATGTTCAGCAGCCGGCGGGCAATGACACTGGGTCTGACGGCATTTTTCTCTGCGCAGGGACTGGCAATTCTTTTGCCGCTCTCGGGCATAGCTCCTGCAGCAGGGTCAGCGGCAATTGGCCTTCTGATTGGCTCACTTCGTTTCCTCGGCGGGCTCGCCTATGGTCTTTACGTCGTGCCTTTCAACGTCGTGACTTACGAGATCGGCGATGAACACGAATACAACACGGGTCACGCGGCGCAGGGCACCGTAGCCAGCTTCATGTTCATAGGATTGCAGCTTGGTAGCGGTGCAGTTGCGCTGCTGGCAGGCTCTTTCCTGGGCTTGATCGCATTTCCCGTCGGGCTGCCGGTGGAAGCAATGCCCCCCGAAAAGGTTCGCGCGCTTGCCTGGTTCGTGCTGACGTTGATTGCACTTGCCGGCGGGACAATGGCTTGGCTGGTCGGAACCTTTCGCATCGATGCGGTCAAGGTTGCGGCAATACGCAGCCTGCGAGCGGCAGAGTCTTCATGA